The genomic interval CCTTCTCCAAACAACCTATCCTATTATGAAGCCTGCTTGAAAGAGACTACGTCAAATATTCATTTTATTGGCCACTTAACACAGGAACAGGTTAGTATCTATTATCAGCAGGCGAAGGTACACATCCTGCCTAGCTGGTTTGAAACTACTGGCCTTTCTACTCTGGAAGCGGCTATTATGGGCTGTAATATTGTAATTACCAATAAAGGAGATACCCAGGAATATTTTGGCGAACATGCTTATTATTGTGACCCGGAAAGCCCTGAATCAATTCGTCAGGCTATTGATGCGGCTTATAAAGCTCCGTCGAATGAAGCACTGAGAGAACTTATTCTGAAAAATTATATCTGGGAGAAAACGGCCCAAAAAACGTTAGAGGCGTATCTTTCTGTGCTTAGCTTTGATTAGAAACAGCTTTAAAATATATTTGATCTATATTTGTTGGAATGAAGATAGCTATTTTAGGAACAAGAGGGATTCCTAATCACTATGGTGGTTTTGAGCAGTTTGCAGAATATCTTTCAAAGGGGCTTGTTCAATTTGGCCACTCCGTTTATGTATATAATCCACATAATCATGTGTATCAGCAAAAAAACTGGGAGGGCGTGCATATACTGCATCAGTTTGATCCGGAATATAAGTTAGGAACATTTGGACAGTTTATTTATGATTTCAACTGCATTGCAGATAGCCGCAAAAGAGATTTTGATATCATCCTGCAGCTAGGCTATACCAGCAGTTCTGTATGGGGTTGGATGCTCCCTAAGCAGGCTGTCATCATTACCAATATGGATGGGTTAGAATGGCGTAGGACCAAATATAGCAGAATGGTACAGAAGGGATTAAAACATGCCGAAAAATGGGCCGTACAAACAAGTGATTATTTGATAGCAGATTCTATCGGGATTCAGAATTATCTGAAAAATAATTATAATAAAGACTCATTTTTTATTCCTTACGGCGCTTTTTTATTTCACTCTCCTGACTTTACCACTATTGCATCTTACTATTTTCAGCCTTTCTCTTATGATATGTTAATAGCCAGGCTCGAACCCGAAAACAGCATTGAAGAGATTTTGCAGGGAGTTACAGATTCAAAGACAGAGCGGCCTTTTTTAGTTATTGGCAATCACGCATCTGCGTATGGTAATTATCTTAAAACTAAATTCACCGATAAAAGAATTAGATTCTTAGGAGCTATTTATAATATAGTAACTTTGAACAATTTGAGATATTATAGTAATCTATATTTTCATGGACATACAGTAGGTGGTACCAATCCTTCTTTACTGGAAGCCATGGCTTCGTCGGCTCTTATATGTGCTAATGATAATGAATTTAATCGATCTATTCTGGGAGAAGATGCCTATTATTTTACTGATAGCACATCGGCTAAACAGATACTGGAAGCAGTAATAAAAAGCGGTGCAAAGGAAAATAGTAAGATCAATCAAAATATACGGAAAATTGAGCAATATTATTCCTGGGATAAAATAATTAAAGATTATGAAAAGTTTATGGAACAATGCCTGCAGCAAAAAGTAGTTGTTTCTTAAGATTAGCCAAGCGTCTGTTCTATTTTAGTTAAGCATAATGCTCCACAACAGAACGAATTTACATCAGCAAATACTGTTTTATTTACTGGTTTTAATTACCGTTACTTTACCTTTTACTGTTCGTATAAATAGCTTTTTTATTATATTATTAGCGACAAACTGGGTATTGGAGGGAAGTTTTAAATCAAAGTTTATCAGACTAAAATCAAGCAAACTGGCTTTACTTAGCATAGGATTTTATATTTATCATCTGATAGGCCTTACGTACACGGACGATTTGCAGTCGGGTTTTTCAGATATAGAAACCAAATTATCTCTTTTTCTATTTCCGATGGTTATCGGCAGTTCTCCACCATTAAGCCGGAAAAAATTGGATATACTATTAAAAGGGTTTATTGCTGCTTGCATAGTGGCTATTCTTATCTGTTTTGGCTATGCATTCTATCAATATTTTATTAACCACACTACTACCTATTTTTATTATCATGAGCTAAGTAGAACTATCCGTATACATGCCATTTATTTAGCAATGTATCTGAATTTTTCAATCGGAATCATTATCTATTTTTTAAGCAGAGACTGGAATAGAATATACACAATACATAAATTATTATATATCGCCATTATTGTTTTCTTTTCAGTAGGTATTTTTTTTCTGGCCTCTAAAATTATTATCATTTGTTTTTTCATCTTTTGTAATGTATTTATAGCCAGGTTAGTTTTCTTAAAAAGGGGATTAGCAACAGCTATAATTCTTACTGCCCTAATCAATATTGTAATTTTTGCTTTACTCCTCAGTATTCCCTATACCAAAGAAAGGTTTCTGGTAGAGAAGGATCTGAATTTTGACTTTATTGAGAAAAATGAGTATGATAGAGAGTACAGCGGGTTTGTATTACGGGTGGTATTATGGAAGTTTAGTGCAGACATATTAAATGCCCAGCAAGGATGGATTGCTGGTGTAGGAACCGGAGATGGACAAAAATTCCTGGATCAACGCTACCGGGATCATGGCATGTATACTGGTAATATCAACTTCAATGATCGTGGATACCTGGGATATAACACCCACAACCAGTATATGCAATTTCTACTTTCTCTAGGTATAATAGGCATTCTGTATTTTATAGTAATTCTTTGTTTATCTACTGCTCAGGCAATACAACATAAAAATTATTTGTATCTATATTTTTTACTTTTATTTGCAATAAGTGCTGTTTCTGAGGCAAATCTTTGTACGCAGAAAGGGGTTGTGTTTTATGCACTTTTTCATACACTTTTTGTTGCCAGCTATCAAAAATCACAATTTGCTGTTTGAGTGCAGTAATCAATTAGCTTTATCTGAAAATTTAGTTCTTACTTCTTTAAAATAGTATATGGTTAAAATAACTGAAAGAAACCAGTATATTTTTTTAGCTCTATTTGTGCTTATAGGGATCTGCTTGCGACTTTTCAGACTAGACTATCAAAGTCTCTGGTACGATGAATTACATTCTATCATTCCAACAGCTCCTGGCAATACTGTTGCCTCTATTATTGAATATTGTAAAAAAGATCAACCACCTGCCTTTTTTCTTTTGCTACATGGATGGTTTCAAGTATTTCCCTACAACGATTATTCTGGAAGACTCCTTTCAGTTATACTGGGTATTGGGGGAATAATTGCTATATTCTTTCTGGGTAAAGAAATAAAAAATAGCACAGTTGGTATAGCTGCAAGTGCCATTACTACTTTTAACTGGTTTCACATCAATTATTCGCAGGAACTACGGTTTTATACATTATTATTTTTATTAACGGTATTATCTTTCTGGTTCTTTATCAGAGCGTATAAGCAAAGTACTTTCCTCCATTTTTTTCTGTACTCCGTTTGCTCGGTTGCATTAATTTATACACATTATTATGCGATGGTCGTACTAGCTTCACAACTTATTATATTTATTGGCCTACTCATCTTTTTTGATAAAAGAGGTATTAAAATGATCGTATTAGCTATACTATCAGGTATACTTATATGTGTTGCCTTTATTCCTTGGATGCCTACTGTACTAGCAGATAACAATTACAGTTCATTCTGGATTGCGATGCCTAAGTTGTATTTCCCGGCAGTATACTTATATGTTTATTTAGGTAAAGATCCTTATTATGGTATCGTTGTTCTTGTTCTTGGCATATTGCTAATTAGTTATGCTATTCAATTATATAAGCAAACTGTGACAACCTCAGAAGAGAAAACTGCTAAAAAATCTATATTTATTCTTTTCCTATGGATTATACTTTCCTATCTGATTCCTTTCTTATACTCTGTGTTGGCATTGCCTATGTTACATGAGCGGTATACTATTATTTCTTTGCCTGCTTTGTTTATTGCATTTGGTTGGGGCTGGAGCCTTATTGAGAACATGAATATTCGCCGGTTTGTGCCAATAAGCATATTTTTGTCTACTATTATTAACCTGCTATTCTTTAATCAACATTATTCCCGTATTTATAAGATGCAATTGCGAGAGTTATCTCAGGAAGTAATCAATATAAATCGGGCCACTCATTCTAATCCACTTATATACAGTACTGGAGCCTGGTATTTCAATTATTATTTTAATCTTTTACAGCCTGATACCCTAGTAAGAGACATAAATGGAATCAACCTGGAACAAAATATGGCAAATGCTGATTCTATATGGGTATTAGAAGCAGCAGCCTTGGATCAAATAGATGAGATAAATAAAACTTATATTGAAAAACACTTTGTACCTAGAAAAGAAATAAGCCTTTTTCAGACATCTGCGGTATTATATGAACGTGTCCTCGCAAGTTCAAAATAAAAAGCAACTATTGTATTGATGCTGAATTGGTTAAGTAAAGCTATTTTTTATATTGAAACAATAAATATAATTTTACAAAAAACTAGCTTTATGTTTTAAAAGACGTTAAAATTCGAATACTAATATTATAATTTTAAATTAATTAATATAGAACTTGACAACCAGATATTCTAAATTTACGAGAAGCATATACCTGATAGGAGATATTATTTTAATTAATCTGTCTTTTATCATCTCCTATATATTAAAGTTTTATAATATCCCTGATGTGGACCAGGATGCATACATTATTCTGGCTCTCTACTTTAATCTTACCTGGGTAGCAGCGGCTTTTTTTCTACGGATTTATGATATCAGCCGGGTAGAACAGAATAAAAATATTATTCTTAATATTTTAAGGATCTTAGTTTTTCATGTGCTGCTGGTAACTGCCTTTTTCGTAGCTCGTAAAGGCTATTATTATTCCAGGGAACATCTGCTGGTAACCTATTTATTAACAACAGTTTTTGTAACTTCCTGGAGGCTGGCTTGTATTCAATTTTTTAGGGTATACCGAAAAACAGGCTATAACTATCGCAATGTAATTATTATTGGCTGTGGAGAAATAGCTTACGAACTTAAAAATTTCTTTCAGTCAAATCCGCAGTATGGCTACCGTTTCCTGGGCTTTTTTGACGATCATACCAAAGACAGTGAGGTTAAAGGTGACCTGCAGGATGTTCAGGGATATTCGTTGCTTCATGAAGTAGATGAAATATATTGTGCCAAACCTGACCTGGCCAATGACCGCATTAATGATCTGATTGACTTTGCTGAGAATAACCTGATCCGGGTAAAATTGATTCCGGATTTTCGGGGTATCAATTATAAACGTATAAATATTGATTTTTATGGCCATTTCCCCATACTGACCTTCCGGGAAATTCCCTTGGATGACGTATTGAATCAGGCTACGAAGCGGACATTCGACATTATATTCTCACTGTTTATTCTCATTTTTATCGCCAGCTGGCTTTTTCCCATTATTGCTCTTTTTGTAAGATTAGATTCACGGGGGCCAGTATTTTTCAAACAAAAACGTTCTGGCCGTGATAATCAGGATTTCTGGTGCTGGAAGTTCAGGACCATGTATGTTAATCAGGAGTCGAACATCAAACAGGCAGAAAGAAATGACTCCAGAGTCACGCCAGTCGGACGGTTTTTGAGAAGAACCAACCTGGATGAATTACCTCAGTTTTTTAATGTATTGGTAGGAAATATGTCGGTAGTGGGACCAAGACCGCATATGCTGGCACATACTGAAGAATATTCCAAACTCATAGATAAATACATGATGCGCCACCATGTAAAACCTGGCGTTACCGGCCTGGCGCAAGCAAAAGGATACCGTGGCGAAACCAAAGATCCGCAGTCGATGAAAAACCGGATCCGGGTAGATACCTTTTATGTAGAAAACTGGTCATTTTTGTTAGATCTGAAAATTATTTTCATGACCATTAACAGCATGATCAAAGGCGACAGGAATGCCTTCTGATAGTTAAAATGCAGTTTACGAATCTAGCTTTAGCAGCAGTTTATAATTTCATTTCCCATCCTTTTTCGTATTCTCTCGACCAAAGTTTAGAAGCTTCTTTGTTATTTAAGATGTGGCCATTGGCAGGATCACAATTCAGTGTTTTTCCACTGCGGAAAGCAATGTTTCCAAGTTGAGGCAGCAAGGTAGATTTATGCCCTTCGGAAATAGGTGCGGTTAATTGTGAGGTTCCCTGGATAGATTCTATGAAGTTAGATAAAATAATGCTGTCTAATTTTTCGCCCATGCCCATGGTATTGGTAGCTTCTGCTTCCTGAAGGCCAGTTTTTACCTCCTTAATCAATTTGTTTTCCAGGTCATATACCTTATAATCATCACCCCCGGGAATAACCATGGTGCCTTTTTCTCCATAGAAAATCACTCCTCTGCCTGCGCCTTCCCCAGGATAGCCATTGCAACTTCTTCCTTCCCAGAGAATGGCAGTATTGTTTGAAAACTCAAAGGTAATAGTTTGGGTATCTGGTGTTTCCCAATCGTCTTTATAAGCAAAACGTCCACCAGCGGATACGACTCTTGACGGATAATCTACCCCCAGGCCCCATCGCATCACATCCAGTTCATGCGTACCATTGTTGAGCGCCTCGCCAGTTCCCCAGTTCCAGAACCAGTGCCAGTTGTAATGCACCAGATTATCCCGGTAAGGTTTTCTGGGTGCTGGCCCTTGCCATAATTCAAAATCTAAATTGGCAGGCACGGCTACTTCCTTTCCATTGCCGATAGGCTTACGGGCATTGGCATACCAGCCTTTGGCAAAATACACCCGTCCGATAATGCCCTCACGCAGCGATTGCATAGCTTCTATTACCTTCGGAAAGGAACGGCGCTGGCTTCCCATCTGAATCAGTTTATTATATTTTTTGGCAGCAGCTACCAGTATTTCACCTTCTGCCGGATTATGGGAACAGGGTTTTTCTACGTACACATGTTTTCCGGCTTTTACACCCATTAATGCGGCAGGTGCATGCCAGTGGTCCGGAGCGGCAATCACAAGGGCATCCATGTCTTTCTCTT from Rhodocytophaga rosea carries:
- a CDS encoding DUF1972 domain-containing protein, with amino-acid sequence MKIAILGTRGIPNHYGGFEQFAEYLSKGLVQFGHSVYVYNPHNHVYQQKNWEGVHILHQFDPEYKLGTFGQFIYDFNCIADSRKRDFDIILQLGYTSSSVWGWMLPKQAVIITNMDGLEWRRTKYSRMVQKGLKHAEKWAVQTSDYLIADSIGIQNYLKNNYNKDSFFIPYGAFLFHSPDFTTIASYYFQPFSYDMLIARLEPENSIEEILQGVTDSKTERPFLVIGNHASAYGNYLKTKFTDKRIRFLGAIYNIVTLNNLRYYSNLYFHGHTVGGTNPSLLEAMASSALICANDNEFNRSILGEDAYYFTDSTSAKQILEAVIKSGAKENSKINQNIRKIEQYYSWDKIIKDYEKFMEQCLQQKVVVS
- a CDS encoding O-antigen ligase family protein encodes the protein MLHNRTNLHQQILFYLLVLITVTLPFTVRINSFFIILLATNWVLEGSFKSKFIRLKSSKLALLSIGFYIYHLIGLTYTDDLQSGFSDIETKLSLFLFPMVIGSSPPLSRKKLDILLKGFIAACIVAILICFGYAFYQYFINHTTTYFYYHELSRTIRIHAIYLAMYLNFSIGIIIYFLSRDWNRIYTIHKLLYIAIIVFFSVGIFFLASKIIIICFFIFCNVFIARLVFLKRGLATAIILTALINIVIFALLLSIPYTKERFLVEKDLNFDFIEKNEYDREYSGFVLRVVLWKFSADILNAQQGWIAGVGTGDGQKFLDQRYRDHGMYTGNINFNDRGYLGYNTHNQYMQFLLSLGIIGILYFIVILCLSTAQAIQHKNYLYLYFLLLFAISAVSEANLCTQKGVVFYALFHTLFVASYQKSQFAV
- a CDS encoding undecaprenyl-phosphate glucose phosphotransferase, whose protein sequence is MTTRYSKFTRSIYLIGDIILINLSFIISYILKFYNIPDVDQDAYIILALYFNLTWVAAAFFLRIYDISRVEQNKNIILNILRILVFHVLLVTAFFVARKGYYYSREHLLVTYLLTTVFVTSWRLACIQFFRVYRKTGYNYRNVIIIGCGEIAYELKNFFQSNPQYGYRFLGFFDDHTKDSEVKGDLQDVQGYSLLHEVDEIYCAKPDLANDRINDLIDFAENNLIRVKLIPDFRGINYKRINIDFYGHFPILTFREIPLDDVLNQATKRTFDIIFSLFILIFIASWLFPIIALFVRLDSRGPVFFKQKRSGRDNQDFWCWKFRTMYVNQESNIKQAERNDSRVTPVGRFLRRTNLDELPQFFNVLVGNMSVVGPRPHMLAHTEEYSKLIDKYMMRHHVKPGVTGLAQAKGYRGETKDPQSMKNRIRVDTFYVENWSFLLDLKIIFMTINSMIKGDRNAF
- a CDS encoding Gfo/Idh/MocA family protein; this translates as MTTRRDFIKQTSLAGAGLWVAPQVSFFNSSPNEKVVIGIMGSNSRGFFLARMYAQIPNVEIGFVCDVDDKVIEKTVAEIEKMTGKKPKSFKDVRKMLEEKDMDALVIAAPDHWHAPAALMGVKAGKHVYVEKPCSHNPAEGEILVAAAKKYNKLIQMGSQRRSFPKVIEAMQSLREGIIGRVYFAKGWYANARKPIGNGKEVAVPANLDFELWQGPAPRKPYRDNLVHYNWHWFWNWGTGEALNNGTHELDVMRWGLGVDYPSRVVSAGGRFAYKDDWETPDTQTITFEFSNNTAILWEGRSCNGYPGEGAGRGVIFYGEKGTMVIPGGDDYKVYDLENKLIKEVKTGLQEAEATNTMGMGEKLDSIILSNFIESIQGTSQLTAPISEGHKSTLLPQLGNIAFRSGKTLNCDPANGHILNNKEASKLWSREYEKGWEMKL